The genomic interval AACCCTCACCCCCTCTCCCGCCTAGCGGGGAGGGGGAATCATTCCGGTGAGGGGCAGCGTCCCTCACCACCCTTTTTGGTGATGGCATTGAGGGAAAGATGCGGTGCTTGCCAAAAGTATCTTTCTTAGCACTGCCCTGATTACAGCCAAACCCGAATTTACGGACAGGTTCTAAGTATATCATCTGCGTGACGATTTCCCTACGCGGCGAGAGGGTCGCCCCGATGCCGAGGTTGACCACCGCTCCCCAAAAAGGGTAAGATTGCTCCCGACGCCATGTATTCACGCCCCTAGGGGGGACGTACTCGTTATGTCGATTGGGACACTCCTAAAACGCGCTGATATTTTCTACGAAATGACTCCCACCCAGATCGAATTGATCGCCGGGGTTTGCGAGGAGCGGAGATATTCTCAGGGGGAGGTCATCTTCAAAGAGCAAACCCCCGGCAAAGAACTTTACGTGATCGTTGATGGTGAGGTTGAGATTGACATTGATCCGGCACTCGTTGGCAAGGCGGGTATGGGCGAGCCATACAAGGTGGCCACCTTGCGGCGGGGGCAATCTTTTGGGGAAATCTCCCTTGTCGATGAAGGGGTGCGTTCTGCTGGCGCACGTGCCGCCGCCCACGATACGCGCCTGATCGTTGTCCCCCGCGATAAGTTGATGCTGCTGTGCGAAACCTACCCGCAGCTGGGCTACCGCCTGATGCGCAACCTTGCCATTGATCTGGCGATGAAAATCCGCAATACCGATCTGCGCATCCGCGAACAACTTTATTGGAATCGCTTGGAGACCGGGAAAGGGGAAGCCTCATGACGGAGGGCGTAACCCCACCCGATGTGATCGCACCACCCCCACCTACCGCCGCCACGCAAGTGCAAGCAACACACGCCCGGAGCTATGAACAGAGGCGTGTGCGCTTTTCGGGGTTGGTTGCCGCGCTAACGGCGCTGATTGGGCTTGCCTTTGCCTTGTTCAGTACAACCCACACCGATCCGGTGCCGCTCGTCGTTGCTGATTCGCCGGAAAGCATCGGGGTGGTGATCGCCGCAATCTCCCTGTTGGTGGGAATGGTCGCCCCTGTCTTTGGCTACCGACGGCTGGTGAAATTTGACGAAGACCTTAGCCCTGTCGAACGGGAAGCCGCCGCCCGCAGCCGAAACTACATCGGACGTCTGGGGGTGGCAGTGGCGGTTGGACTGCTGGCGTTTGGGGCAAGTATTCTGGCAATCTGGCTGCTGGAAAACATGTTCCCCGGTGTTACGCTGACGCGCCTAACCGTCTGGCTGATTGCCCTTGTTTACAGTGGCGCGTTGGGGTTTGGGCTTTCCTATTGGATCGTCACCGTGACGACGGATCA from Anaerolineales bacterium carries:
- a CDS encoding cyclic nucleotide-binding domain-containing protein, which gives rise to MSIGTLLKRADIFYEMTPTQIELIAGVCEERRYSQGEVIFKEQTPGKELYVIVDGEVEIDIDPALVGKAGMGEPYKVATLRRGQSFGEISLVDEGVRSAGARAAAHDTRLIVVPRDKLMLLCETYPQLGYRLMRNLAIDLAMKIRNTDLRIREQLYWNRLETGKGEAS